DNA from Krasilnikovia cinnamomea:
CAGCAGCACGGTGACAGTGGTGCCGATGCCGGGTTCGGAGTATAGGTGGACGTCGCCGTCGGCGGCGGTGGCGATGCCGTAGACGGTGGCCAGCCCGAGGCCGGTGCCGGCGCCGGCGGGTTTGGTGGTGTAGAAGGGTTCGAAGGCGCGTTCGGCCACCTCGGGGGGCATGCCGGCGCCGGTGTCGCTGACCCGCACCCGTACGTAGCGGCCCGGGGTGAGGGTGGCGTCGGCGACGTCGTCGGCGGCCAGCTCGATGTTGGCGGTGTCGAGCGACAGGGTGCCGCCGGCGGGCATGGCGTCGCGGGCGTTGACGGCGAGGTTGAGCAGGATCTGCTCCATCTGGCTGGCGTCGGCGCAGACGGTCCACAGCCGCCGGTCCAGGTCGGTGATGAGGTGGATGTGTTCGCCGAGGGTGCGCCGCAGCATCTGTTCGACGTCGCCGATGACGTGGTTGAGGTTCAGGATCTCCGGTTGGGTGATCTCGCGGCGGCCGAAGGCCAGCAGCTGCTTGGTCAGCCGGGTGGCGCGTTCGGCGGCGCGGGAGATCTGGCCGAGGTCGGTGCGGGCGGCGGCCACGTCGACCGGCTGCAGCTCCGCAGCGTCGAGGGTGTCGAGGACCAGCTCGGTGTAGTTGGCGATGACGGCGAGGATGTTGTTGAAGTCGTGGGCCACGCCGCCGGCGAGTTGGCCGAGGCTTTCCAGCCGGCGGGTGTGCTGCAGCCGGCGTTCGGCGGCGTCGCGTTCGGCCTGGGTGACGAGGCGTTCGCGTTCGGTCTGGGCGGCGAGGCGTTCGGTGACGTCGCGCACCGCGGCCGAGACGATCACGCCTTTGTCGGTCTCCAGGGCGGAGAGGCTGATCTCGGCGGGGAACTCGGTGCCGTCCTTGCGCACCGCGGTCAGGGCCATGCCGTGGCCCATCGGGCGGGCCTTGGGGTCGGCGAAGTAGCCCTCCCGGTGCCGCACGTGCGTGCCGCGCACGGCTTCGGGGACCAGCACGTCGACGGATTGGCCGAGCAGTTCGGCGCGGGCATAGCCGAACAGCCGCTCGGCCTGGGCGTTGATCAGCACGATGCGGCCGCCGCGGTCGACGCCGATGATGGCGTCGGGGGCGGACTCGAGCAGGCCGCGGAACATCACCTCGGCGCGCTGCCGGTCGCTGATGTCGCGGGAGATGGAGGCGACGCCGACGACGTCGCCGTGCGGGTCGGTGATCGGGGACAGGGTCAGGGCGACCGTGATGACGGTGCCGTCGCGGCGGCGGCGCTGCACCTGGTACTGCTCGATGCGTTCGCCGCAGGCAATGCGGTCCATCAGCTGCGCCTCGGTCTGCTCCTGCCCGGGCGGGAACAGCATGGCGGCGTGGCGGCCGAGCACCTCGCCCGCCGAGTATCCGTAGAGGCGTTCGGCGCCGCGGTTCCAGCTGGTGATGACGCCGTCGAGGGTCTTGCCGATGATCGCGTCGTGCGACGACTCGACGATGACGGCCAGGCGCTCGCGTTCGGCCAGCACGGCCGCGCGGTCGGCCAGGGCGGCGGCGTGCCCGGCCAACTCGGCGAACAGCGCCACGTCGTCGGCGGCGAACAGCGTGCGGTAGCGGTGCAGTAGCACCAACGCCCCGCGGCGCCCGGACTGGGGTAGCGGCGCGGCGGTCACGAACCGGGTGCCGGTGGCCGCGGCCAGGTCGGCGGCGATGCGCGGCGGCTCGGTCCAGCCGGCCAGCG
Protein-coding regions in this window:
- a CDS encoding hybrid sensor histidine kinase/response regulator, with amino-acid sequence MAILAITSLFMVVLLRVGWEYLRRRDPLLRDVMLVFAAVAMLFVLSALRLAGLTPPRTLTVLFSVALLGQPFFALRLVSRLRPVPAWGVGAALAVWLLSAVPVVVLPPPLPRMLVWLVVGAFFAVEAAAAVLLGAQARRRGGAARIRLWCAAAGTGLFGVALMIAGAGPAVAEVARAVALVSALMYLLAFVPPRWLRRLWSQNAAYAAMRRLLDAPVDEPAHYTWQRYCEQAREVLGADDVVVLVPVAPAGGAVHAVGRAGLALPKRDYGDAELDLLLARPVTLDALAGWTEPPRIAADLAAATGTRFVTAAPLPQSGRRGALVLLHRYRTLFAADDVALFAELAGHAAALADRAAVLAERERLAVIVESSHDAIIGKTLDGVITSWNRGAERLYGYSAGEVLGRHAAMLFPPGQEQTEAQLMDRIACGERIEQYQVQRRRRDGTVITVALTLSPITDPHGDVVGVASISRDISDRQRAEVMFRGLLESAPDAIIGVDRGGRIVLINAQAERLFGYARAELLGQSVDVLVPEAVRGTHVRHREGYFADPKARPMGHGMALTAVRKDGTEFPAEISLSALETDKGVIVSAAVRDVTERLAAQTERERLVTQAERDAAERRLQHTRRLESLGQLAGGVAHDFNNILAVIANYTELVLDTLDAAELQPVDVAAARTDLGQISRAAERATRLTKQLLAFGRREITQPEILNLNHVIGDVEQMLRRTLGEHIHLITDLDRRLWTVCADASQMEQILLNLAVNARDAMPAGGTLSLDTANIELAADDVADATLTPGRYVRVRVSDTGAGMPPEVAERAFEPFYTTKPAGAGTGLGLATVYGIATAADGDVHLYSEPGIGTTVTVLLPVTDDTADTPTTGAAAPAAEAPRRAAPQETILLVEDEPDLREATARILTRAGYHVLAAAGGEAALHIAETHPGPIHLLLTDVIMPKMMGNEVAARLHRRRPDTPVLYMSGYAQPVLTEHGRLPAGVTIIEKPFTRQHLLDRLHDVLHHTHPAPANPTT